The Roseomonas gilardii nucleotide sequence CGGCGAGGCCGGCGGGCTGGGCCCGGTCCCGGCGACCTGGAGCATGCTGCCCTGCTTCGCCGTCGCGGGCCTCCTGTGCCTCTGGCGCGAGGAAGCCTGAGCGCATGGGCGGTCCCGGCCCGCACCCACCTGGGCAAGGAGGCGGTTTCATGTACGGTCCCTGGCGGGGCGGGCGCAGTTTCGATCTGGGGCGGATGACGCTCCGGGAGCTGGTCGTGGCCTATGCGGCGCATCCGGCGATCCACCTGTATGGGCTGCTCGCCATCGTCTCGGCCGGGCTTTCCGTGCACTGGGCGGAAGGGGCGCTGCGGCCGGCGCTGGCGGTGGCCGCCACGATCCTGGCCTATCCGCTGGCCTGGTACGCCATCCACCGCTTCATCCTGCATTCGCGCTTCCTCTACCGCTCCCCGCTGACGGCGGCGCTGTGGAAGCGCGTGCATTTCGACCACCACCAGGACCCGCATCGGCTGGACGTGCTCTTCGGCGCGCCGGTGACGACGGTGCCGACCATCCTGGTCATCCTGATCCCCGTCGGCTGGCTGATCGGCGGCGCGGCCGGCGCGGCGGCGGCCTGTGCGGCGGGCTTCGTGATCACCTGCATCTACGAGTTCTGCCACTGCATCCAGCACCTGAACTTCAAGCCGCGGAGCCGGCTGCTGCGGCGGATGAAGGAGCTGCACCTCGCACATCATTTCCACCACGAGGGCGGGAATTACGGGATCACCAGCTTCGTTGTCGATCGCGCCCTCGGCACCTATTACGGCGAGGTGCGGCAGCGGCCGCGCAGCCCGCATGTCTTCAACCTGGGCTATGACCGCGAGGAAGCGAAGCGCTTCCCCTGGGTGGAGAAGCTGACCGGCGCGCCGCCGCGCGACCGGCCCGCACGCCCGGATGCCCGTCCGGACAGGGCGGCGTGAGCGCGGCCGGCGCGCGGGCTTCCTCCCCCGTCGAGATCCTCCCCGTCACGGACCGCGCGGGGATGGAGCGTTTCATCCGGCTGCCGCACGACCTGATGCGGCACGATCCCGCCTGGGTGCCGCCGCTGCGGCTGGAGCGGCGGGAGGCGCTGTCCCCAGCGAAGAACCCCTGGTTCCAGCATGGCGAGGCGGCCTTCTGGATCGCGCGGCGGGACGGGCGCGACGTGGGGCGCATCAGCGCGCAGGACGACCGGCTGGTGCCCGGGGCGGAAGGCGGGAGGCCGGCGCATTTCGGGCTGCTGGCCGCCGAGGACGATGCCGGGACCTTCGCGGCGCTGCTGGGCGCCGCCGAGGGCTGGGCGCGCGGCCGTGGCCTGCGGCGGATGCTGGGGCCGTTCAGCCTTTCCATCAACGAGCAGACGGGGCTCCTGGTCTCGGGCTTCGACACGCCGCCGATGATGATGATGCCGCATGACCCGCCCCATGCCGGTGCGCGGCTGGAGGCGCTGGGCTATGCCAAGGCGCGGGACATGTTCGCCTATATCAGCCCGGTGACCGGGGCGCTGCCGCCGGCGGCGGCGCGGATGGTGGCGCGCGGCCTGCCCTCCGGCGTCACGCTGCGGCCGCTGCGGCGCGCGGCGCTGCGGCAGGAGGTCGAGGCGCTGATCGGCATCTACAACGAGGCCTGGGCGGGAAACTGGGGCTTCGTGCCCTTCACCGCCGCCGAGGTGGCGCATCTGGCCGCGGAGCTGAAGCCGCTGCTGAACGAGCGGCTGGTCTGGTTCGCGGAGATGCGGGGGCGCCCCGTCGCCTTCGCCGTCTGCCTGCCGAACCTGAACGAGGCGATCCGCGACCTGTCGGGACGGCTGCTGCCGCTCGGCTGGGCGAAGCTGCTGTGGCGGCTGAAGGTGTCGGGTGTCTCCACCGCGCGCGTGCCGCTCATGGGGGTGCGGCCGCAGTTGCAGTCGGGGCTGCTCGGGCGCGTTCTGCCGCTCTTCCTGGTGGAGGCGCTGCGGCGGGAGGCCCACGCCCTGGGCATCCGGCAGATCGAGATGTCCTGGGTCCTGGAGGACAACCTGCCCATGCGGCATCTGGCCGAGGCCCTGGGGGCACAGGCCTACAAGACCTATCGCATCTACGGAAAGACGCTGTGACGGGGGTCACGGCGCTGGTCCTGGCCGGGCAGCGGCGCGGGACGGACCCGATGGCGGCCGCGGCGGGGGTCTCGCACAAGGCGCTGCTGCCGGTGGCGGGCGTGCCGATGCTGCTGCGCGTGGTCTCGGCCCTGCGATCCGCACCCGGCATCGCCCGCATCGTCGTGTCCATCGAGGAGCCGCAGCGCGTGCTGGCCGGGCTGGAAGGGCTGGAGGGCGTGATCCTGCGGGCAGCCGCGCCGGGCCCGGCCCTCAGCGCGGCGGCGGCGTTCGAGGAATTCGGCGCCCCGCTGCTGGTCACCACGGCGGATCACGCGCTGCTGACGCCGGCCATGGTGGCGCATCTGCTGCGGGAGGCCCCCGGCCAGGCATCCGCCGTGGCGGCGCTCGCGCGGCGCGAGACGATCCTGGCGGAATTCCCGCAGACCCGGCGCACTTGGCTGCG carries:
- a CDS encoding nucleotidyltransferase family protein encodes the protein MTGVTALVLAGQRRGTDPMAAAAGVSHKALLPVAGVPMLLRVVSALRSAPGIARIVVSIEEPQRVLAGLEGLEGVILRAAAPGPALSAAAAFEEFGAPLLVTTADHALLTPAMVAHLLREAPGQASAVAALARRETILAEFPQTRRTWLRFRDGDFSGCNLFLLAGPEAARVLRFWQRLEQQRKRPTAMARMLGPIALLRYAMGWMTLRAGLDALGARCGTPVAVVEMPFGAAAVDVDKPDDLALVEARLGRVDRRPVPQAG
- a CDS encoding GNAT family N-acetyltransferase — protein: MSAAGARASSPVEILPVTDRAGMERFIRLPHDLMRHDPAWVPPLRLERREALSPAKNPWFQHGEAAFWIARRDGRDVGRISAQDDRLVPGAEGGRPAHFGLLAAEDDAGTFAALLGAAEGWARGRGLRRMLGPFSLSINEQTGLLVSGFDTPPMMMMPHDPPHAGARLEALGYAKARDMFAYISPVTGALPPAAARMVARGLPSGVTLRPLRRAALRQEVEALIGIYNEAWAGNWGFVPFTAAEVAHLAAELKPLLNERLVWFAEMRGRPVAFAVCLPNLNEAIRDLSGRLLPLGWAKLLWRLKVSGVSTARVPLMGVRPQLQSGLLGRVLPLFLVEALRREAHALGIRQIEMSWVLEDNLPMRHLAEALGAQAYKTYRIYGKTL
- a CDS encoding sterol desaturase family protein, giving the protein MYGPWRGGRSFDLGRMTLRELVVAYAAHPAIHLYGLLAIVSAGLSVHWAEGALRPALAVAATILAYPLAWYAIHRFILHSRFLYRSPLTAALWKRVHFDHHQDPHRLDVLFGAPVTTVPTILVILIPVGWLIGGAAGAAAACAAGFVITCIYEFCHCIQHLNFKPRSRLLRRMKELHLAHHFHHEGGNYGITSFVVDRALGTYYGEVRQRPRSPHVFNLGYDREEAKRFPWVEKLTGAPPRDRPARPDARPDRAA